TTGTCCTCGTCGTCCCTTCAGAGTCTTCGGAGTTGGGCTGTTGGGACACTTGTGTTTCGCTGCTgccgctctctctcctcacccagTCACTCTTCGTCAGTCTATAGTTCAAAGATCTGGTGTCAACGTGGTCTTCATCGCTGTCGGTTTCCTCAGCAGGAGTCTCTGGTTCCTGAGGCTGACTGGTGTCTGGTCCACTGGGCTCTGAACCATCATCTTTCCCAATTAGACCAGGTAGGGTTGATACATCTGAGTCTGTCTCAGTAAGACTGTAAATGTCCTCCTCGGTTTCCGTCCACATCACAACATCCACAGCTTCTTCATCTGACTCTGACCCTGATGGCTCCTGGAATGtttccatcagacaaacagTGTCCTCACTAGATGTTTGGTCTTCATCAGCTGGTGGCGTGAGGACCTCGATGTTGGACGGTGATGTGGCGTCCTCACACTCCTCAGAAGACTCTGTCCCTCTGGCTATTACCTCATCCACCTTGGTCTGTGCTGCCATTAACTGCCTCTCACCATGATGCCAGTCTAAGCCGCCGGGATTAGCTCTATCTTCTGTGGCGTCAGTTGCCCCAGTTGAATGGGTCACACTGGAATTATTTACCATTCCAcctgtgctgccctctgctggcagcAGACGAGCActggaggatggaggaagaggaggaggtgggatgaaGACATCATCTGCCCCCTCGTCATCCATCAGGCCGTGGTACCTCCTGATCACTGCACAGGCTTCGGTTTCATCTTGTGGATTCTCACCAGACGTTTCTGATTGGACGTCGGGGAGGGAGGGACGAGCGTCCTCTCTGGGGACGAGACCTGGGTCCATGGGGACGAGCTCCTGAGACACTATCAGCTGTCTCCTCTGTGATCCTCTTCAGTTCTGCCCTGTTTGGATtcagatgaaaagaaaatgattctGAGGTTAATTAAAAAACCTGTTTGAGCAGAATAGAAGCAGCTTTTACATGAAGATTATTCTTAATTATTCAGATGATGAAATAGATATTCAACATTCCATCATATCTGCCGCTACAGCCTCGACGACATGGACAGATTAAAGTACAAAGGAAATATCTTTTGATATTGTGCACATTCATAAATCAAGATGAATGAGCACAGACCAGCTGATCCTGCACCTTCTTGTAATTCTGTTTTCCCACTTTGTGACCCGGCCttgtcacatgacctcagttCTTCTGTTCCTCTTGAGCAGAGCCTCCAGCTCCCGGGTTGTTCCGGTGTCTTGCCCCCCCCGGCTGTAGCACAGGTCATTCTGCTGACAAAGGGGAAGAGTAATCAGCTTTGCTCGGTCTGTTTTGGGACCAGGTTCGATATCCGTCCTGCCCGGCTGGACTCGGACTCACTCGTCATCTCCAGAGTTTTCAGAAGCAGTTTGTATTCCATGTTTCATCCTGTTCTCGTCTGGTTGATGCTTATTACTGATCAGCCTTCTATCTAGTGTTGTGTGTAGTGAGTCACAGGAAGCGTGGAGACACTCTGCAGCCTCTTTCCAACACGTCTCCTCCTTAATTGAAAATATCACCTCTGCTTAATCGGTGCTGCATGTGTGAGTCTATATTTACACCTGTGTTCAGGAGCTTAATGCCAGCCACTGCAGTTTGGGGAttatcagcagcagcaccaccatTCTTAATATCCAGCTTATGATCAACGAGACATGATAACGTGGATTAAACGAGTTTAACCTGTTTGTTCCACCTTCCAACGGACATGTTCTCCTTATTGTCATGTAGAAGGTTCTTGtagattattttactattcaaaaaatattcaaatacattGATACGATTTGATTTTGACTATAAGACTTGCTCTTGAAGATCTACTTTTAAAAcctgccagagagagagagagaagattaaCCGGAGAGTAAACGAGTGTAAAGGTCTGAACCCGACATGTAGAAATGTTTGAAGGAAGAAGAGACCCACCTGCTCGTAGATCTGCAGCCATCTTCTGTGTGTGATCACCTCAGTGGAAATATGAATGATCCGGCTGAAGATGCAGCTGATCTGCTTAGCAGCTGTACTTCCTGTCCTCTGGGTCATGTGAGCAAACAAAATCCTCCTCGGTTCAAATCACCCACAGAGACAATGTAGTGATAATGTCTCGTTAATGTCACGTTCAACTGCCTAAAGAAGAAATTAAAAGGTGATTCTGGTATTTTTATCAATGTCCAAAATACAGATTCCAAAAGTTTTCACACACCCACATTCATTCAGATGAGGCCCAGGTTGAAAAATAAAGGAATCACCCTTTAAATGCTATAATATTTCCACAGTAAGATATAGAAGGTGAAGTAGTGAAAACCAGTCCCACGTTGCTACTAATCATTATTGCATTAGCTGTGAGGTGCTTAAAGAAATCACacaacacatgaacacaattatatatttctttaataaGCATATATTCCAGTAAACAGCCACTGTAATGAATCCGTTTCATACCAGGTCCCAGTGAGACCAGTAAAAACTCGTCAGTAAACAGGACATAATCCAGATTGTCACATGGAACCTTCAGAAACGTCTCACATCTCGTCCTCAGTGTTTCAGATTCTTATTAATCAAGTATTCAtttctcttgttgagggttaagaacagatgATGTCACACGTTGTTAAGATCTCTGagtcaaattgtgatttgtgaatatgggcttatacatatacatttgattgattgattaattaaatTCAATTAGAACATGATTAATCATCTTAATGCTGAAAACTGTAAATGTCTTTCCTCTCCCAGTCCTCTTTGGTTTTTACATTCCCGGAGGAAGCACCTTTAATCAGATGTAATTTCTGGCTTTTATGGAAATCTGACAAATCCCAATGTGTTGAAAGAAAAGGTCACTTGAGGTGAGACTGCACCGCTGCAGGAGGGCATGCTCCACTTTGTCCACCAGGGGGTGGAAGTGGATCTTTAATCACACCTCTTATTAAAAGGTCTTTAAACATCCTGAGGCTCTGGTTCTAGGACAAAGTGAAGGGGTCCGAGCTGAGGGACAAACCACTGGGACCATGATGGGCTCATACTGGTGTGCACTCACATACATGATCATTGAAGCAGCAGTGGTGTGTGATGAGAGGCACAGTGGTTTGAGTCCAGAGTCTTTCTCTCACATGACCGAGCAGCACTTGCAGGTCTTGGGCTTGGAGgtgtctcctgtctctgctgTCCTGGGGGACGATGGTTCACGCAGCCCTTGGTCCCCGTCCTCTCTCTGGACTTTAGCTCCAGCTCCTTCCAGGGGAACGTCCTGAagctctctctccacctcctgctctgctgcctCGTTCGACCCTGacggaggtggagcagctgtctCAGGCTCCATCAGGTACTCCTCTCCGTCCTCGGTGATGATGACTCGCTCCGCGGTGAGCatcccttcttcttcctcctcttgtccGTCCCCTTGACCAGATGTGGCGTCCGTGTATCCCAGGAACAAAAGAGTCACGGGCCCGTCCTTCAGCCTCGGGTCGTCCACGTCCTCTATCCCCACGTCTCCAACAGCCATGATGTCCTCTCTTCTACCACCGTCCTCTACGCTCGGCTCGGCCTCTAAGACGTAGCGTCTGTCCAACACGTTGTCTTCAGACGCAGCGTGAAGGGTGGAGAGGGACGGGAGCTTCTCCTTCAGGATCCCGGAGGCTTCCACCTTCTCAGTCTTCACCTCCGTCACGTTGGGAACGACTGTGACCTCGTCCAGCAGCGCCTCCATCCCGACCCCGTCGATGACCCTCAGGATCTGGCCCAGCTCTTCGGTGGAGGGTTGACCTCCTGACCCCCCCACGGTGTGGATGCTCTTCCTGCCGTCGTCGAACACCGTGTGGACCCTATCGCCCCCCCCGGCTGACGTGGGGGCCACTGACTTCACGACGGTGGCCCCCGTCCTCGGGTCCCGCTCCACCTGCACCGTCAACATCCCCATGACTGAAACACAAAGATTCAGATGAAGTGTGAGAGGAAAACAACTCTCAAGGCTAAATAACAGATAAATATTGATTCATTTGTGAAGGTGAAAGGTTTAAAGGTTCAAGCCGAGGTCACAGAATCACAGCTTTGTGACACAGATAGCAAAATTCAGACGGCACAAAAAACTAATGAGTAGAAAATGACAAAGTGGGTTAAACAGAAGTGAGGTTCAGCTCAGTGGCTTCGTTAAGTCGAGGCCTGAAGGCTGAACGTGGACAGAACGAGAACAAACGGGTCATTGTTcagatgagaagagaaaagagacacgACTGAAGATTTCTGTCACAGCCTCGATTTAAAATCTTATATATTTCATCTTCGTTGGTGAATATCTAGAGACTCTGGGACTTTATACTGAAGGGCTGCAGGGGGAGGGATAGAGGGGAcatgatatattttatattaagtcTCACTGAGTCTCACCTGATCGGCCATCGTCGCCACTATCATGAAACATCCTCTTCGCCATTTGATTGGAGACGTAATCATCAACCTCTTCACTCTCTGAGGAGGAAAAGCACAGGACTGTAAATACAGATGAGTGACATCAGAATATCTCAGACCCCAACGAGCCAGAGTCTGAGCTGCTGAGCTGAGATTCACACACTGGACCAGTCGAATCAAATAAACAAGTCGGACTAACAAGCGTTTcctgagagaaacacaaactttatgttaaaacaaatgaatggattcagtcaaacagaaacactggagtgcttttactttgaaacaggtaCAGGAAGTGTCTTACTCGACAGTTAGAAGCTCGTTAACACTGAGTGTAATTGATCTGAGGCTCGACTCCCAGGGGCCACGCTGCTCGAACCCGATATCACAAACACCAGACACTCTCTCATCCACTGtgacttccttttcttttccttttctcttcctccctgcgTAAATATGAGCTCAGAAGCGTTGGAGTAAACTTTTGCCCTCGTGGTGCTGTTGTATAATATAATTATGAATTTTTTCCGGTACAGTCAAAGTAGAGCTGTTCTTCAGACACGGCTCCATTCTGTCA
Above is a genomic segment from Pleuronectes platessa chromosome 16, fPlePla1.1, whole genome shotgun sequence containing:
- the LOC128459208 gene encoding uncharacterized protein LOC128459208 — encoded protein: MAKRMFHDSGDDGRSVMGMLTVQVERDPRTGATVVKSVAPTSAGGGDRVHTVFDDGRKSIHTVGGSGGQPSTEELGQILRVIDGVGMEALLDEVTVVPNVTEVKTEKVEASGILKEKLPSLSTLHAASEDNVLDRRYVLEAEPSVEDGGRREDIMAVGDVGIEDVDDPRLKDGPVTLLFLGYTDATSGQGDGQEEEEEGMLTAERVIITEDGEEYLMEPETAAPPPSGSNEAAEQEVERELQDVPLEGAGAKVQREDGDQGLREPSSPRTAETGDTSKPKTCKCCSVM